The Calliopsis andreniformis isolate RMS-2024a chromosome 10, iyCalAndr_principal, whole genome shotgun sequence nucleotide sequence AAAATTCGTGTTCATAGCTTTAATTGACCATTACATCTTAAAAGCAATATTTGTTTATAGGTTTGAAAGGGATCCTAGAGAAATGCCAGTATTATGGCATCAAGCATTATTAACATTTGTACAACGTTACAAAAGTGATATAAGTTCTGAACAAAAGGATGGTTTACTGGGATTATTAAAGAAGCAATCACATCATACAATTACAGCTGAAGTACGAAGAGAATTACAACATGCTAAATGCAGAGATGTAGAAATCACAGAACCTACATCTGAACCAATggtttattgaatgttgaacttttttacattattgaatttgtaaattaaaactctataaaataaaaatgtaaaataaggcGAATAAAAGTGTCTCATTATTAACAATATTTTAAGTACATGTATAACATTTATATAAATTAGTTTAagaactcatgtttcaataacaATTACAAAGCAATTATCATGACATGAACCGATTAAAATTGTAGAATCAACAGATATTTTGATATGATAATATGCTCATCTTTAgacgtataaaacatataaaaagACAAAAAATTCTGGCATATAAAAAGCGGATTTCGTGATCATAAATAGATACCGTAATAAATTCTCGCAATTACacttcatatttttatttctttttaaagaaacTGGTAATACTTTTCGATCCAGCTGCTGCTTTCTGTCTACTTAACTCCTTTTTGCTAATGCTGATCTTCTGAGGCTGTATAAAAGCAATGGAAgtttaccataaaaatacatttgATAAAAACCAGATTTACAACTGCATAAAAGTGTTGTTACCTTTTCAGATTTGATTGAATCAGTTTTTGGTTTCAAAACCGATTCAATTTCAGTTGAATCCTTCTTAGGTCTCTTTTCATCAACATTTTCTTTAGGACTACTTAATTTTCGTTTTTTAATGTCTGTTTCATCTACTACGTTTAAATACTGTGCCAATTTTTTTGACAAATCTTCGGGAAGATATTCTGATACAATACCATGTGCATATTTTAAGTATTCTGAAGAAAGAAGtaagtataataaatatatttttaagtttTACCCATAAACATCTTTTATTTATAGTATTGCATTATTTACCCATTTCTGAAGCATTCTCAAGTTTAGCACTCTTAACATAAGTAGCACAAACAGCACCTTGGGATACATGAACACCCTTTTGTTTCAAAACATGAGCTACTCTTTCTACTTTCTTTTGTAACCACACTAGTGTCTTTTCTTCATTGAATTTATATGCTTGTAATGACTCATCTCCCTTTCTATCAGCAATTAATGTTAATTTCAAATTCTGACATTGAGCAAGACGAGATGTCTCTGGAAAATCTTCATCCCAAAGACTTTGATTGAGTGGCTGTGCTTGCTGCGACTACGAGTTTAATATTTACATTTACCAATACTTAAAACTATTGCACCTACGTAGTGACATAAACTAAATCACGATACTTTCTTAAAGtagattattattaagaattaCACATTAACAATAAAATTACCTTCCTCAAATAAGGTAGTATTAAAAATATTGGATCGATCGGAGTAGATAAGTGCATTTTCCCATCCGACTTAACGTTATCATCTATAAACCATGACCTCTTATTCTCGTCAAACGTTAAAACCTCTTGCACCGTTGCATTCCCCGGACTAAATACAAACATAGCAGCCTGATTCGAAGCTGGATGTCTCAACTTAATTACATCAGGCGTGCCTCCATCTGCAGTATCTAAACCATCTCCTAAAATATATAGTATGTTTAATACATacttttcaaaaataaaataaacaattatCGAGAAAACTAGGTAAACTTTAGGGTGAAAACTTAGGGATAGGCTTTTAAATAGTAAGAATTTAAGGCAAATATTTTAAACAGAAGATTATATTTATTCACCTTTCATAAGGAAGACCCAAGTATTTGTACCCGGATacgaattactcgttttaacaCATTTTTTTGGCGAAGCTTTGGTACGCGGCATATTTACGCGCGTTTTGCACGATCGATATCACGTTAGGTTATTTACTCCTCACATACAATTTCCACTGTGTATTAATATATATACGTAAAATGTATTTATCGATCAGCCATTTTTGCTAAACGAGCAGACTTTTAATTTCCTACTGCTTTTTGATTCCAATATACCGCACTGCGTACTTTCCTCGGTAAACAAGCACGTTAAGCGCAACATGCCGCCAGCGTTGTAGAAGATAACATTTGAAATCTCGATGTGTAGTCGAACGTCAGTGAATGGTCGATTGGAAAACCGGGCTAAGCTGAAGGCGTTGCCGCGCTAACGATTTATCTTTTGAAAAAGAAAAGTCCATCGAAATCGTACTCTAGCGTGGAAAACTTAAACTACAATGCATATCATTCTTATCGATCAAAAACGTGTTTGATTAAGTGCTTGCTCTTAAGAAACTTTAGTGTGCTTCAAGTCTCTTTTCACATGAATACAATACTCGATTAAACTCTTTCAATTTATTGTGTGTACCATTACGTGTACCAAAACAGAGAGAAAATAAACATAACACATGATATACCTCGTCCCATCTCATCATTTTATTTTCTCCAAAATTCTCATGAAACAATGTAGGTATGACAGAAATTGTCAAAGAGGGATAATGTAGAAAGTAGGTcgcaagatactatataaactttcgtattgatgcaattattgtaCCATATTATCATGAATTCATGCAAAGTACCTACAGGtattaaatatttgttttattttaagagTACTTTGTTATGATGTACATATAATCGAATGATAGTGGTTATACTGTTATTTTGTCATATTTATGCAGAATCACGAGGAGGATAATGTTCTTCGAATTTTAAATATGAAGAGATGACTAAGTAGGTGTATTCGTCAGTACTGGTCAG carries:
- the LOC143185338 gene encoding ribonuclease H2 subunit B translates to MPRTKASPKKCVKTSNSYPGTNTWVFLMKGDGLDTADGGTPDVIKLRHPASNQAAMFVFSPGNATVQEVLTFDENKRSWFIDDNVKSDGKMHLSTPIDPIFLILPYLRKSQQAQPLNQSLWDEDFPETSRLAQCQNLKLTLIADRKGDESLQAYKFNEEKTLVWLQKKVERVAHVLKQKGVHVSQGAVCATYVKSAKLENASEMEYLKYAHGIVSEYLPEDLSKKLAQYLNVVDETDIKKRKLSSPKENVDEKRPKKDSTEIESVLKPKTDSIKSEKPQKISISKKELSRQKAAAGSKSITSFFKKK